In a genomic window of Enterobacter asburiae:
- the iscS gene encoding cysteine desulfurase, producing MKLPIYLDYSATTPVDPRVAEKMMQCLTLDGNFGNPASRSHRFGWHAEEAVDIARNQIADLVGADPREIVFTSGATESDNLAIKGAANFYQKKGKHIITSKTEHKAVLDTCRQLEREGFDVTYLAPQSNGIIDLKELEAAMRDDTILVSIMHVNNEIGVVQDIATIGEMCRARGIIYHVDATQSVGKLPIDLSQLKVDLMSFSGHKIYGPKGIGALYVRRKPRIRIEAQMHGGGHERGMRSGTLPVHQIVGMGEAYRIAKEEMETEMARLRTLRNRLWDGVKDMEEVYLNGDLEQGAPNILNVSFNYVEGESLIMALKDLAVSSGSACTSASLEPSYVLRALGMTDELAHSSIRFSLGRFTTEEEIDYTIKLVRNSIGRLRDLSPLWEMFKQGVDLNSIEWSHH from the coding sequence ATGAAATTACCGATTTATCTCGATTACTCCGCAACCACGCCGGTGGACCCGCGTGTTGCCGAGAAAATGATGCAGTGTCTGACCCTGGACGGAAACTTTGGTAACCCAGCTTCCCGTTCACACCGTTTTGGCTGGCATGCTGAAGAGGCGGTGGATATCGCCCGTAATCAGATTGCTGACCTGGTGGGTGCCGACCCGCGTGAGATTGTTTTCACCTCCGGTGCGACCGAATCCGACAACCTGGCGATCAAAGGTGCAGCCAACTTTTATCAGAAAAAAGGCAAGCACATCATCACCAGCAAAACCGAACACAAAGCCGTGCTGGACACCTGCCGTCAGCTGGAGCGTGAAGGGTTCGACGTGACTTACCTGGCGCCGCAGAGCAACGGGATCATCGACCTGAAAGAGCTCGAAGCGGCCATGCGTGATGACACCATTCTGGTCTCCATCATGCACGTTAACAACGAAATCGGTGTCGTTCAGGACATCGCGACCATCGGCGAAATGTGCCGCGCGCGCGGTATCATCTACCACGTGGATGCGACCCAGAGCGTGGGCAAACTGCCTATCGACCTGAGCCAGCTGAAAGTAGACCTGATGTCCTTCTCCGGCCACAAAATCTATGGCCCGAAAGGAATCGGCGCGCTGTACGTCCGTCGTAAGCCACGTATCCGCATCGAAGCACAGATGCACGGCGGCGGTCACGAGCGCGGCATGCGTTCCGGCACGCTGCCTGTTCACCAGATCGTGGGCATGGGCGAAGCGTACCGCATTGCAAAAGAAGAGATGGAAACCGAGATGGCGCGCCTGCGCACGCTGCGTAACCGTCTGTGGGACGGCGTGAAAGATATGGAAGAAGTGTATCTGAACGGCGATCTCGAGCAGGGCGCACCAAACATTCTCAACGTCAGCTTCAACTATGTTGAAGGCGAATCGCTGATTATGGCACTGAAAGACCTGGCCGTTTCTTCCGGTTCTGCCTGTACGTCTGCAAGCCTGGAGCCATCCTACGTGCTGCGCGCGCTGGGTATGACCGACGAGCTGGCACACAGCTCTATCCGTTTCTCTTTAGGTCGTTTCACTACCGAAGAAGAGATTGACTACACCATCAAGCTGGTTCGCAACTCCATTGGCCGTCTGCGCGACCTTTCTCCACTGTGGGAAATGTTCAAGCAGGGCGTGGATCTGAACAGCATTGAATGGTCACATCACTAA
- the iscR gene encoding Fe-S cluster assembly transcriptional regulator IscR → MRLTSKGRYAVTAMLDVALNSEAGPVPLADISERQGISLSYLEQLFSRLRKNGLVSSVRGPGGGYLLGKDAGSIAVGEVISAVDESVDATRCQGKGGCQGGDKCLTHALWRDLSDRLTGFLNNITLGELVNNQEVLDVSGRQHSHDSQRSTRAQDAIDVKLRA, encoded by the coding sequence ATGAGACTGACATCTAAAGGGCGTTATGCCGTGACCGCGATGCTGGACGTTGCGCTCAACTCCGAAGCGGGCCCGGTTCCGTTGGCTGATATTTCTGAACGACAAGGGATCTCCCTCTCTTACCTGGAACAGCTGTTCTCCAGACTGCGTAAAAATGGACTGGTTTCCAGCGTTCGTGGCCCGGGCGGCGGTTATCTGCTGGGTAAAGACGCGGGCAGTATTGCGGTTGGTGAAGTGATTAGCGCCGTTGACGAATCCGTGGACGCGACCCGTTGCCAGGGTAAAGGCGGCTGCCAGGGTGGCGATAAGTGCCTGACCCACGCGCTGTGGCGCGATCTGAGCGACCGTCTGACGGGCTTCCTGAACAATATCACCCTCGGTGAACTGGTGAATAACCAGGAAGTTCTGGACGTATCAGGCCGTCAGCACAGCCATGATTCACAACGCAGCACCCGCGCGCAGGACGCTATCGACGTCAAATTACGCGCGTAA
- the trmJ gene encoding tRNA (cytosine(32)/uridine(32)-2'-O)-methyltransferase TrmJ: protein MLQNIRIVLVETSHTGNMGSVARAMKTMGLTNLWLVNPLVKPDSQAIALAAGASDVIGNAQIVDTLDEALAGCSLVVGTSARSRTLPWPMLDPRECGLKSVSEAEQAPVALVFGRERVGLTNDELQKCHYHVAIAANPEYSSLNLAMAVQVIAYEVRMAWLATQEKQAEPKEETAYPLVDDLERFYGHLEQTLLSTGFIREGHPGQVMNKLRRMFTRARPESQELNILRGILASIEQKNKE from the coding sequence ATGCTGCAAAACATTCGAATCGTGCTGGTCGAAACATCGCACACCGGCAACATGGGCTCCGTTGCCCGCGCTATGAAAACCATGGGCTTAACGAACCTCTGGCTGGTTAACCCGCTAGTGAAGCCCGACTCTCAGGCTATCGCTCTGGCGGCCGGGGCAAGCGACGTGATCGGCAACGCCCAGATCGTCGATACCCTCGACGAAGCGCTGGCCGGCTGTAGCCTCGTTGTCGGTACCAGCGCGCGCTCCCGCACGCTGCCGTGGCCGATGCTGGACCCGCGCGAATGCGGCCTGAAAAGTGTCTCAGAAGCAGAACAGGCGCCAGTTGCGCTGGTGTTTGGCCGCGAGCGAGTTGGCCTGACCAACGACGAACTGCAGAAGTGCCACTACCACGTTGCGATTGCCGCCAACCCGGAATACAGCTCGCTGAACCTGGCGATGGCGGTGCAGGTTATCGCCTACGAAGTGCGTATGGCGTGGCTGGCGACGCAGGAAAAGCAGGCAGAACCGAAAGAAGAGACGGCCTATCCGTTGGTGGACGACCTTGAGCGTTTCTACGGCCACCTGGAGCAGACGCTGCTCTCTACCGGTTTCATCCGTGAAGGCCACCCGGGTCAGGTGATGAACAAGCTGCGCCGTATGTTCACCCGCGCGCGCCCGGAAAGCCAGGAGCTGAACATCCTGCGCGGAATTCTGGCGTCGATTGAGCAGAAAAATAAAGAGTAG
- the suhB gene encoding inositol-1-monophosphatase translates to MHPMLTIAVRAARKAGNVIAKHYETPDSVETSQKGSNDFVTNVDKAAEAIIIETIRKSYPQHTIITEESGEHEGTDQDVQWVIDPLDGTTNFVKRLPHFSVSIAVRIKGRTEVAVVYDPMRNELFTATRGQGAQLNGYRLRCSNARDLDGTILATGFPFKAKQHATTYMNILGKLFTECADFRRTGSAALDLAYVATGRVDGYFELSLKPWDFAAGELIAREAGAIVCDFTGGHNYMSTGNIVAGNPRVVKAMLANMRDELSDALKR, encoded by the coding sequence ATGCATCCGATGCTGACCATCGCCGTGCGCGCAGCGCGCAAGGCGGGTAACGTAATTGCCAAACACTACGAAACGCCAGACTCCGTAGAAACCAGCCAGAAAGGCAGCAATGATTTCGTGACTAACGTCGATAAAGCCGCAGAAGCGATTATTATCGAAACGATCCGCAAATCTTACCCGCAGCACACCATCATCACCGAAGAAAGCGGTGAACATGAAGGTACCGATCAGGATGTTCAATGGGTTATCGATCCACTGGATGGCACCACCAACTTCGTCAAACGCCTGCCACACTTCTCTGTGTCAATTGCAGTACGCATTAAAGGCCGTACTGAAGTCGCCGTTGTTTATGATCCAATGCGTAACGAACTGTTCACCGCTACCCGTGGCCAGGGCGCACAGCTGAACGGCTACCGTCTGCGCTGCAGCAACGCACGCGACCTGGACGGTACCATTCTAGCGACCGGCTTCCCGTTCAAGGCGAAGCAGCACGCTACCACCTATATGAATATCCTGGGCAAGCTGTTCACCGAATGCGCGGACTTCCGTCGTACCGGCTCTGCTGCGCTGGATCTGGCCTACGTTGCCACCGGCCGCGTTGACGGTTACTTCGAACTGTCACTGAAGCCGTGGGACTTCGCGGCGGGCGAGCTGATCGCACGTGAAGCAGGCGCGATTGTTTGCGACTTCACCGGCGGCCATAACTATATGTCTACCGGCAACATCGTTGCGGGTAACCCACGCGTTGTTAAAGCCATGCTGGCCAACATGCGTGACGAGCTGAGCGATGCGCTGAAGCGTTAA
- a CDS encoding nickel/cobalt transporter, with product MSVISSPVRKPRRWLHLWPLALFLLFAFGGSLWLWQAWPQVMMKSIIWQREVNQQMSGLLKAVAENPTRAGGSLLAFSFIYGVLHALGPGHGKIVITTWLATHPSKLKSSIGLTLASSLLQGGVAIALVVVVLSLLQLPARQLHMSSFWLEKVSYALVGVLGLILCWRALKKLRALLQKPKFKTFTPHHVHDEHCGCGHQHLPTQDQLQSGDDWRARLMIVLSMGMRPCSGAIMVLLFSKVIGVFGWGMLSALAMAAGTSLTISSLALLVHSFRQLAVKLSGNKTPVLWRQVGWTTLALAGGVILLVAAVTMWVSTVPFNTLSPLGRGLG from the coding sequence ATGTCAGTGATCTCCTCTCCGGTACGAAAACCGCGCCGCTGGTTGCACCTCTGGCCGCTGGCGCTCTTTTTACTGTTTGCCTTCGGCGGTTCGCTCTGGCTGTGGCAGGCCTGGCCGCAGGTGATGATGAAAAGCATCATCTGGCAGCGTGAGGTCAACCAGCAGATGAGCGGGCTGCTGAAGGCGGTGGCGGAGAATCCGACCAGGGCGGGCGGTTCTCTGCTGGCGTTCAGCTTCATCTACGGCGTGCTGCACGCGCTGGGTCCGGGGCACGGTAAAATCGTCATAACCACCTGGCTTGCGACCCATCCGTCGAAGCTGAAATCGAGCATTGGCCTGACGCTGGCCTCTTCGCTGCTTCAGGGGGGCGTGGCGATAGCGCTGGTGGTGGTTGTGCTTTCGCTATTACAGCTTCCCGCGCGCCAGCTTCACATGAGCAGCTTCTGGCTGGAGAAGGTCAGCTATGCGCTGGTGGGCGTGCTGGGGCTGATCCTCTGCTGGCGGGCGCTGAAAAAGCTGCGCGCGCTGCTGCAAAAGCCCAAATTCAAAACCTTTACGCCGCACCACGTTCATGATGAACACTGCGGCTGCGGGCATCAGCACCTGCCGACGCAGGATCAATTACAGAGCGGTGACGACTGGCGCGCGCGGCTGATGATAGTTCTCTCTATGGGGATGCGCCCGTGCTCGGGGGCCATCATGGTGCTGCTGTTCAGTAAAGTGATTGGTGTGTTCGGCTGGGGCATGCTCTCGGCGCTGGCGATGGCGGCAGGGACGTCTCTCACCATTTCGTCTTTAGCGCTGCTGGTACACAGCTTCCGTCAGCTGGCGGTCAAACTCAGCGGCAATAAAACGCCGGTGCTGTGGCGGCAGGTAGGATGGACAACGCTCGCGCTGGCGGGCGGGGTGATTCTGCTGGTGGCGGCGGTGACGATGTGGGTGAGTACGGTGCCGTTTAACACCCTCTCCCCTTTGGGGAGAGGGCTGGGGTGA
- a CDS encoding DUF1007 family protein produces MRTVKQNAMALFLAVITFTASAHPHSFISLKTELVTDGTQLSGLKMRWTMDEITSADLLYDAGNAKPGDEIWKKLAAEVMANVLGQHYFTEFWHNGQKVKFLNRPTEYGMSRDGHQAVLTFVLPLAHPQPLAGQTYTFSTFDPTYYVDMSYAEERDVQLPASLQKTCKIAVHTPKPSEETLNFAVSLDKEDAPPEDMELGKQFAQKVTLQCQ; encoded by the coding sequence ATGCGGACAGTTAAACAAAATGCGATGGCGTTATTTTTGGCGGTTATCACCTTTACCGCCAGCGCGCATCCTCACAGTTTTATCAGCCTGAAAACCGAGCTGGTCACCGACGGCACGCAATTGAGCGGCCTGAAAATGCGCTGGACGATGGATGAAATCACCTCGGCGGATCTGCTTTATGATGCGGGCAACGCGAAGCCCGGCGACGAAATCTGGAAAAAGCTGGCGGCGGAAGTGATGGCCAACGTGTTGGGTCAGCACTACTTCACCGAGTTCTGGCATAACGGACAAAAGGTGAAGTTCCTCAATCGCCCGACAGAATACGGCATGTCCCGCGACGGGCATCAGGCGGTGCTGACATTCGTGCTCCCGCTGGCGCACCCGCAGCCGCTGGCAGGACAAACCTATACGTTTTCCACCTTTGACCCAACGTACTACGTGGACATGAGCTATGCCGAAGAGCGCGACGTTCAGCTTCCGGCATCGTTGCAAAAAACCTGCAAAATTGCGGTTCATACCCCGAAGCCCAGCGAAGAGACGCTGAACTTTGCGGTCTCTCTCGATAAGGAAGATGCGCCGCCGGAGGACATGGAACTGGGTAAACAGTTCGCACAGAAGGTAACGTTACAATGTCAGTGA
- the csiE gene encoding stationary phase inducible protein CsiE gives MMTTLEIPSVLSSSQRRCQVLLMLYLPDAAVTAQSIIAANGVDDVMARQDIAETRDEIQRYHRLDIVTHHDGSYRIEGTALNQRLCLLHWLRRALRLCPQFVLHQFTPALKTALKQHGIARPLYDDANLRALIGFCSRKLQRQFECRDVQFLQLYLQYCLIQHHLGNTPQFSHAQRSWTQSRGEYFTAQEIVRHWKRRVPQGAHVDEQLFLALLFMMLRTPDPVLDKHQQDQRLRRAIVRMVARFRSQTGMNFSDEQGLTDQLYIHLAQALDRSLFEIGIDNSLPEEIHRLYPRLLRTTKEALFELEAEFGLRFSDEEMALVAVIFGAWLMQETDLHEKQVVLLTGEDKSCEEIIEQQLRELTLLPLNIRYLTLQAFQKEGAPREAALVITPYPTALPLFSPPLIHAVESLNAQQQEHIRAMLES, from the coding sequence ATGATGACGACGCTTGAAATTCCATCTGTGCTTTCCAGTTCGCAGCGCCGCTGCCAGGTGCTTTTAATGCTTTACCTGCCCGATGCTGCCGTCACCGCACAGAGCATAATCGCTGCCAACGGCGTGGACGACGTCATGGCACGGCAAGATATAGCCGAGACGCGCGATGAAATCCAGCGCTATCACCGGCTGGATATCGTTACGCACCACGACGGCAGCTACCGAATTGAAGGCACTGCCCTGAATCAGCGTTTGTGCCTGCTGCACTGGCTGCGCAGGGCGCTCCGCCTTTGCCCACAGTTTGTCTTGCACCAGTTTACGCCAGCCTTAAAAACCGCGCTTAAACAGCACGGTATCGCGCGGCCGCTTTACGACGATGCGAACCTGCGGGCGCTGATCGGCTTCTGCTCACGCAAGCTGCAGCGCCAGTTTGAATGCCGCGACGTCCAGTTCTTACAGCTCTATTTACAATACTGCCTCATCCAGCATCACTTAGGAAACACGCCGCAGTTTTCGCATGCCCAGCGCAGCTGGACCCAGTCGCGGGGAGAGTATTTTACGGCACAGGAGATTGTCCGCCACTGGAAGCGGCGCGTGCCGCAGGGCGCGCACGTAGATGAGCAACTGTTTCTGGCGCTGCTGTTTATGATGCTCCGCACGCCCGATCCGGTGCTCGATAAACACCAGCAGGATCAGCGTTTGCGCCGCGCCATCGTGCGCATGGTGGCCCGTTTTCGCTCCCAGACCGGGATGAACTTCAGCGACGAGCAGGGGCTGACCGATCAGCTGTATATCCATCTGGCTCAGGCGCTGGACCGCTCCCTGTTTGAGATCGGCATCGACAATAGCCTGCCCGAGGAAATTCACCGTCTCTATCCCCGGCTGTTACGCACAACGAAAGAGGCGCTGTTTGAGCTGGAGGCGGAGTTTGGCCTGCGTTTTTCCGATGAGGAGATGGCGCTCGTGGCGGTCATTTTTGGCGCCTGGCTGATGCAGGAGACCGACCTGCATGAAAAACAGGTGGTGCTGCTGACCGGGGAGGATAAATCCTGCGAGGAGATAATTGAACAGCAGCTGCGCGAGTTGACGCTGCTGCCGCTCAATATTCGCTATCTGACCCTGCAGGCGTTTCAGAAAGAGGGGGCGCCGCGCGAAGCCGCGCTGGTTATCACCCCCTACCCTACGGCCCTGCCGCTGTTCTCGCCGCCGCTGATCCACGCGGTTGAATCACTGAACGCGCAGCAGCAAGAACATATTCGCGCCATGCTGGAATCGTAG
- a CDS encoding 3-phenylpropionate MFS transporter, whose amino-acid sequence MVLHSTRWLALSYFTYFFSYGIFLPFWSVWLKGIGLTPETIGILLGAGLVARFLGSLLIAPRVSDPSLLIKAVRILALLTLVFAACFWVSHQFAWLMVVMVGFNLFFSPLVPLTDALANTWQKQITMDYGRVRLWGSIAFVIGSALVGKLVSLYDYRAILALLSIGIASMLLGMLLRPSVMPQGESRHQESAGWPAWRSLVAQSWRFLACVCLLQGAHAAYYGFSAIYWQGAGYSASAVGYLWSLGVVAEVIIFALSKKLFRRFGARDLLLLSAVCGVVRWGIMGWTTELPWLILAQILHCGTFTVCHLAAMRYIAAREGGDVIRLQAVYSAVAMGGSIAVMTVFAGFLYQHLGHGVFWVMALVALPAMFVRPKVAART is encoded by the coding sequence ATGGTCTTGCATTCCACGCGCTGGCTGGCGCTCAGCTACTTCACCTACTTTTTTAGCTACGGTATTTTTCTGCCTTTCTGGAGCGTCTGGCTCAAGGGAATTGGTTTGACCCCAGAAACCATCGGTATCCTGCTGGGCGCGGGGCTGGTGGCTCGTTTCCTTGGTAGCCTGCTGATTGCACCCCGCGTCAGCGATCCCTCCCTACTAATAAAAGCGGTGCGTATTCTGGCGCTGCTAACGCTGGTCTTTGCGGCCTGCTTCTGGGTCAGCCACCAGTTTGCCTGGCTGATGGTGGTGATGGTCGGCTTTAACCTGTTCTTCTCACCGCTGGTACCCCTGACGGATGCCCTGGCGAACACCTGGCAAAAGCAGATCACCATGGACTATGGGCGCGTGCGCCTGTGGGGCTCGATTGCCTTCGTGATCGGCTCGGCGCTGGTGGGGAAACTGGTCAGCCTTTACGACTACCGTGCGATTCTGGCTTTGCTCAGTATCGGGATAGCCTCGATGCTGCTTGGGATGCTGCTGCGCCCGTCGGTGATGCCGCAAGGGGAGAGTCGCCATCAGGAGAGCGCCGGCTGGCCCGCCTGGCGGAGCCTGGTGGCACAGAGCTGGCGTTTTCTGGCGTGCGTCTGTCTGCTTCAGGGGGCGCATGCGGCGTATTATGGCTTCAGCGCTATCTACTGGCAGGGGGCGGGCTACTCTGCCTCTGCGGTCGGTTACCTGTGGTCGCTGGGCGTGGTGGCAGAAGTCATTATTTTCGCCCTGAGCAAGAAGCTGTTCCGCCGCTTTGGCGCGCGCGACCTGCTGCTGCTTTCCGCGGTGTGCGGCGTGGTTCGCTGGGGCATTATGGGCTGGACAACGGAACTGCCGTGGCTGATTTTGGCGCAGATTCTTCACTGCGGCACGTTCACCGTGTGTCATCTGGCGGCGATGCGCTATATCGCTGCGCGTGAGGGCGGGGACGTGATTCGTCTTCAGGCGGTCTATTCTGCGGTGGCGATGGGCGGCAGCATTGCAGTGATGACGGTATTTGCGGGCTTCCTCTACCAGCATCTTGGACACGGCGTGTTCTGGGTCATGGCGCTGGTGGCGCTCCCGGCGATGTTTGTTCGACCAAAAGTGGCCGCGCGGACGTAA
- a CDS encoding DoxX family protein, with protein MNSLRYLDFGQSRHLLLLIGRIALVVLFIIFGYPKLTGFSGTVQYMTSLGTPMPMLAAIIAVVMEVPAAILIVLGFFTRPLAVLFVFYTLGTAIIGHHYWDMTGDAVVPNMINFYKNVSIAGAFILLAIVGPGAISLDRR; from the coding sequence ATGAACTCACTACGTTATCTCGACTTTGGTCAGTCGCGTCATCTGCTGCTGTTGATTGGGCGTATCGCACTTGTCGTACTGTTTATTATCTTTGGTTACCCGAAACTGACAGGATTTAGCGGCACCGTACAGTATATGACCTCGCTGGGTACGCCGATGCCCATGCTGGCGGCCATTATTGCGGTGGTGATGGAAGTGCCTGCCGCCATCCTGATCGTGCTGGGCTTTTTCACCCGCCCTCTTGCGGTTCTCTTTGTCTTCTATACGTTGGGCACGGCGATCATCGGTCACCACTACTGGGATATGACCGGTGATGCGGTTGTGCCGAATATGATTAATTTCTACAAGAACGTCAGTATTGCTGGCGCCTTTATTTTGCTGGCGATAGTCGGGCCTGGGGCCATTTCCCTGGATCGGCGTTAA
- a CDS encoding serine hydroxymethyltransferase, with amino-acid sequence MLKREMNIADYDAELWQAMEQEKVRQEEHIELIASENYTSPRVMQAQGSQLTNKYAEGYPGKRYYGGCEYVDIVEQLAIDRAKALFGADYANVQPHSGSQANFAVYTALLQPGDTVLGMNLAQGGHLTHGSPVNFSGKLYNIIPYGIDESGKIDYEDMAKQAKEHKPKMIIGGFSAYSGIVDWAKMREIADSIGAYLFVDMAHVAGLIAAGVYPNPVPHAHVVTTTTHKTLAGPRGGLILAKGGDEELYKKLNSAVFPSAQGGPLMHVIAAKAVALKEAMEPEFKVYQQQVAKNAKAMVEVFLNRGYKVVSGGTENHLFLLDLVDKNLTGKEADAALGRANITVNKNSVPNDPKSPFVTSGIRIGSPAVTRRGFKEAEVKELAGWMCDVLDNINDEAVIERVKGKVLDICARFPVYA; translated from the coding sequence ATGTTAAAGCGTGAAATGAACATTGCCGATTATGATGCCGAACTGTGGCAGGCTATGGAGCAGGAAAAAGTACGTCAGGAAGAGCACATCGAACTGATCGCCTCCGAAAACTACACCAGCCCGCGCGTGATGCAGGCGCAGGGCTCTCAGCTGACCAACAAATACGCTGAAGGTTATCCGGGCAAGCGCTACTACGGTGGTTGCGAGTACGTTGATATCGTAGAGCAGCTGGCTATCGACCGTGCTAAAGCACTCTTTGGCGCTGACTACGCAAACGTCCAGCCGCACTCCGGCTCCCAGGCTAACTTCGCGGTTTACACCGCACTGCTGCAGCCGGGCGATACCGTTTTAGGTATGAATCTGGCGCAGGGCGGCCACCTGACTCACGGCTCCCCGGTTAACTTCTCCGGCAAACTGTACAACATCATCCCTTACGGTATTGATGAGTCCGGTAAAATTGACTACGAAGACATGGCGAAGCAGGCTAAAGAGCACAAGCCGAAGATGATCATCGGCGGCTTCTCCGCTTACTCCGGTATCGTTGACTGGGCAAAAATGCGTGAAATCGCGGACAGCATCGGTGCTTACCTGTTCGTTGACATGGCGCACGTTGCGGGCCTGATTGCCGCAGGCGTTTACCCGAACCCGGTTCCACACGCTCACGTTGTGACCACCACCACCCACAAAACCCTGGCAGGTCCACGCGGTGGCCTTATCCTGGCGAAAGGCGGTGACGAAGAGCTGTACAAAAAACTGAACTCCGCCGTGTTCCCAAGCGCGCAGGGCGGCCCGCTGATGCACGTTATCGCGGCAAAAGCGGTAGCGCTGAAAGAAGCGATGGAGCCAGAGTTCAAGGTTTACCAGCAGCAGGTTGCTAAGAACGCTAAAGCGATGGTGGAAGTTTTCCTGAACCGTGGCTACAAAGTGGTTTCCGGCGGGACTGAAAACCACCTGTTCCTGCTGGATCTGGTTGATAAAAACCTGACCGGTAAAGAAGCTGACGCCGCTCTGGGCCGCGCCAACATCACCGTGAACAAAAACAGCGTGCCAAACGATCCGAAGAGCCCGTTCGTGACCTCGGGTATCCGTATCGGTTCTCCGGCCGTCACTCGCCGCGGCTTTAAAGAAGCGGAAGTGAAAGAGCTGGCTGGCTGGATGTGTGACGTTCTGGACAACATCAATGACGAAGCGGTTATCGAGCGCGTTAAAGGTAAAGTTCTGGATATCTGCGCACGCTTCCCGGTATACGCATAA
- the hmpA gene encoding NO-inducible flavohemoprotein, which produces MLDAQTIATVKATIPLLVETGPKLTAHFYDRMFTHNPELKEIFNMSNQRNGDQREALFNAIAAYASNIENLAALLPAVEKIAQKHTSFQIQPEQYNIVGGHLLATLDEMFSPGQEVLDAWGKAYGVLANVFINRESQIYSENASKNGGWEGTRAFRIVEKTPRSALITSFEFEPVDGQPVADYQPGQYLGVWLKPEGFPHQEIRQYSLTRKPNGKGYRIAVKREDGGQVSNWLHNEANVGDVVHLAAPAGDFFMAVEANTPVTLISAGVGQTPMLAMLDTLAKANHGAQVNWFHAAENGDVHAFADEVNALGASLPRFTANTWYRLPTEADRAAARFDSEGLMNLSQMEVAFSAPDMQFYVCGPVAFMQYAAKQLVELGVNKDHIHYECFGPHKVL; this is translated from the coding sequence ATGCTCGACGCTCAAACCATCGCTACCGTTAAAGCCACCATTCCCCTGCTGGTGGAAACCGGCCCTAAACTTACCGCCCATTTCTACGATCGCATGTTTACGCACAACCCGGAGCTCAAAGAGATTTTCAACATGAGCAACCAGCGTAACGGCGATCAGCGTGAAGCGCTTTTCAACGCCATCGCGGCCTACGCCAGCAATATCGAAAACCTGGCGGCGTTGCTGCCCGCGGTGGAAAAAATCGCGCAGAAACACACCAGCTTCCAGATCCAACCCGAGCAGTACAATATCGTCGGCGGCCACCTGCTGGCGACGCTGGACGAAATGTTCAGCCCGGGCCAGGAAGTGCTGGACGCGTGGGGTAAAGCCTATGGCGTACTGGCAAACGTATTTATCAACCGTGAATCGCAGATCTACAGCGAAAACGCCAGCAAGAACGGCGGCTGGGAAGGCACTCGCGCCTTCCGCATCGTCGAGAAAACGCCGCGCAGCGCATTAATCACCAGCTTTGAATTTGAGCCGGTGGACGGACAGCCGGTGGCCGATTACCAGCCGGGCCAGTATCTGGGCGTATGGCTGAAGCCTGAAGGCTTCCCGCACCAGGAGATCCGCCAGTATTCTCTGACCCGCAAGCCAAACGGCAAAGGCTACCGCATTGCGGTGAAGCGCGAGGACGGCGGTCAGGTTTCCAACTGGCTGCACAACGAAGCTAACGTGGGCGACGTGGTTCATCTGGCCGCGCCGGCGGGCGATTTCTTTATGGCCGTCGAAGCCAATACCCCGGTCACGCTGATCTCTGCGGGTGTCGGCCAAACGCCTATGCTGGCGATGCTCGATACCCTGGCGAAAGCAAACCACGGTGCGCAGGTCAACTGGTTCCATGCTGCGGAAAACGGCGACGTGCACGCCTTTGCGGATGAAGTGAATGCGCTGGGGGCGTCCCTGCCGCGTTTCACCGCAAATACCTGGTATCGCCTGCCGACGGAAGCAGACCGCGCAGCCGCACGGTTTGACAGCGAAGGTCTGATGAACTTAAGCCAGATGGAAGTGGCGTTTAGCGCGCCGGACATGCAGTTCTACGTCTGTGGGCCGGTGGCGTTTATGCAGTATGCCGCGAAGCAGCTGGTTGAGCTGGGCGTAAATAAAGACCACATTCATTACGAATGTTTCGGGCCGCATAAGGTGCTGTAA
- the glnB gene encoding nitrogen regulatory protein P-II has product MKKIDAIIKPFKLDDVREALAEVGITGMTVTEVKGFGRQKGHTELYRGAEYMVDFLPKVKIEIVVSDDIVDTCVDTIIRTAQTGKIGDGKIFVFDVARVIRIRTGEEDDAAI; this is encoded by the coding sequence ATGAAAAAGATTGATGCGATTATTAAACCTTTCAAACTGGATGATGTACGTGAAGCGCTGGCGGAAGTCGGCATCACCGGGATGACCGTGACGGAAGTGAAAGGTTTTGGTCGTCAGAAGGGCCACACCGAGCTTTATCGTGGCGCAGAGTACATGGTCGACTTTCTGCCGAAAGTGAAAATTGAAATCGTGGTCAGCGACGATATCGTCGATACCTGCGTGGATACCATTATCCGCACGGCGCAGACGGGCAAAATTGGCGACGGGAAAATCTTTGTCTTTGACGTGGCGCGCGTGATCCGTATCCGTACCGGTGAAGAAGACGACGCGGCGATTTAA